One genomic region from Neoarius graeffei isolate fNeoGra1 chromosome 4, fNeoGra1.pri, whole genome shotgun sequence encodes:
- the LOC132884726 gene encoding neuronal pentraxin-1-like gives MERGSWTLLLLCSAVFWCGSAQEFGATQFVCTSVPKDADLCAATMQNSAPAEDLKSTVLQLRETVLQQKETIMSQKETIRELTGKLSRCEGAAQEDGGAAQKAGGRRKESGKNTMGDVSRTPGDTLAQLGLTLATLKQRLENLEQYSRTNGSVQANSLKDLLQNKIDDMEQQVLSRVNTLEESKAGASNNTEQRNRVESTLSTLHHRVTDLEKGPKGSRPMDKFQLTFPLRTNYMYAKVKRSLPEMYAFTLCLWIKSNASPGVGTPFSYAVPGQANELVLIEWGNNPMEILINDKVAKLPFLINDGKWHHICITWTTRDGVWEAFQDGVLRGTGENLAPYHPIKPNGVLVLGQEQDTLGGGFDATQAFVGELANFNVWDKKLSSGEIYNLATCNSRAQSGNVLSWSESNIDVFGGATTWTFEPCRQLN, from the exons ATGGAGCGAGGCTCTTGGACACTTTTGCTGCTTTGCTCCGCGGTGTTTTGGTGCGGATCCGCGCAGGAGTTCGGCGCCACGCAGTTCGTGTGCACGTCGGTGCCGAAGGACGCGGACCTGTGCGCGGCCACCATGCAGAACAGCGCGCCGGCGGAGGACCTAAAGAGCACCGTGCTGCAGCTCCGGGAGACCGTCCTGCAGCAGAAGGAGACCATCATGAGCCAGAAGGAGACCATCCGGGAGCTGACGGGGAAGCTGAGCCGCTGTGAGGGCGCAGCGCAGGAGGACGGAGGAGCGGCGCAGAAAGCCGGGGGACGCAGGAAGGAGTCGGGCAAGAACACCATGGGGGACGTGTCCCGGACTCCCGGGGACACCCTGGCGCAGCTCGGGCTCACTTTAGCCACACTCAAACAGAGGCTGGAGAACCTGGAG CAGTACAGCCGGACGAATGGCTCGGTGCAGGCCAACAGTCTGAAAGATTTGCTGCAGAATAAAATCGATGATATGGAGCAGCAGGTTCTGTCCCGAGTAAACACGCTGGAGGAGAGTAAAGCAGGAGCGAGTAACAACACGGAGCAGCGCAACCGCGTGGAGTCAACACTGagcacactacaccaccgagTCACTGACCTGGAgaaag GTCCTAAAGGCAGCAGACCCATGGATAAGTTCCAGCTGACGTTCCCTTTACGCACCAACTACATGTACGCTAAAGTGAAGCGCAGCCTGCCGGAGATGTATGCCTTCACGCTGTGCCTGTGGATCAAATCCAACGCCTCGCCCGGAGTGGGAACGCCGTTCTCCTATGCCGTGCCGGGACAGGCCAACGAACTCGTGCTCATCGAGTGGGGCAACAATCCCATGGAAATCCTCATTAACGACAAG GTtgccaaactgcccttcctgatAAACGACGGGAAATGGCATCACATCTGCATCACATGGACGACACGTGACGGTGTTTGGGAAGCGTTTCAGGATGGCGTTTTGCGTGGAACCGGAGAGAACCTGGCTCCGTATCATCCCATCAAACCCAATGGAGTTCTGGTCTTGGGGCAGGAACAG GACACGTTGGGTGGCGGATTTGACGCTACGCAGGCTTTCGTAGGCGAGCTGGCAAATTTCAACGTGTGGGACAAGAAGCTGTCGTCTGGCGAGATCTACAACTTGGCAACCTGCAACAGCAGAGCGCAGTCCGGCAACGTCCTGTCCTGGTCGGAGTCAAACATCGACGTGTTCGGCGGTGCCACCACGTGGactttcgagccgtgccgtcagcTCAACTGA